The region CCGTTGGGAGATGCTGGGATGCGGTGGGCTGCACGAGTTCGGAGACAGTCTTTCCATCTCCGCGTGCCATGACAACGCCGGCGTGCACACGAACCATGAGCTGTTGCAGTGGCTTACCTGGATGCGTTCGAGCTATGAACGTAAGCTGAGCATGCGTGGCCTTGATGAACTCAACGGCTGGCGAAAGACCCGTCACGAGATCAGCCATGAGAGTGGCCGTTATTTTTCTGTAGTCGGCGTATCGGTGGAATCCACCTCTCGCGAGGTCAGCCGATGGACCCAACCGCTGGTCTATCATCCGGGTGAAGGTATTAATGGACTTATTACGCAGAGGATACGAGGCGTCCTGCATTTTCTCGTGCGGGCATGTCTTTATCCTGGCAATCGCGACCATTTCGAACTTGGTTCAACGGTCTCGCGCTCCGATTACCTTAGCTGTACCGGTCATCCGGACGCTCCAGAATTCCTCGATTTATTTGTTAATCGAGATCCTTCATGGGTTCGCTATTCTTCGATACAGTCAGAAGAGGGCGGTCGCTTTTACCATTACCAAAACCGCTATATGGTCCTGGAACTCCCGGCAGGCACCATCAAGGAAATTCCGGAATATTTCCGTTGGTTCACCCTCGGGCAGATCCAGTCTCTTATCCCGCACGGCTATTTCACAATCGAGATGCGCAATCTTCACGCGTGCCTGCTTCTTTATTAAGAAGTCATCAAAGCCCGGGAGATCACAAGGCTCGAAGCCAGGAATTCTCTCTTGGCCTTTACTGTCTTGGATGTCAGAGGAACGAATACTTTTTCAGGTTCCAGTCCTGATATGCCACTCGATCAGATGCAGGCCTTTTCCAACTGGCTTGCACATACGATGCCATCTCAAGACGGGAACCTGAGAAAAAATCTTTGAACTGCAAATCTGTTTTTTGCGCTTATGCAGCAGATCTTTTGCCGGTAGCCTTGCTGGCCGCGACATCCTGACGCAGATTTTGAAGCTCCGCCTGAATGCTTGCAAGGAGTTCCTGCACGCCAGCCCCCGACTGCACGTTGGCTTCAGCCGCGCGCAATTTTGCAGCGTCATCGCGGATAGCGGTTATCTGGGTCTTCGCCTGATTGTAAGTCGACACCCCTGCATCTGCTACTTCCATGCCTGTTTTGACCGCGCTAACGATAGCAGGCCTGCCCACCGTTCCGCCAACAATGACGGCGCCTGCACCGACTGCAAAACTCTTCCAACTCCACCTCTTCAGTACCCATCCCATTAAAGACGTCATAGTTTTCTCTTTTCCCTTCTCTGCAGTTGTGATGAAAACCGTGGTCCTGCTTGCTTCGAATCTTTAAGACGGCGATTGCTATCGGAAGACTACCATGACATGCAGGGGGCGTCTACGGAAAACAAACAAAAGAAGATACGTCCTGTTTTAGGTGAGAAAGAAAGCTGTGCCGTCAGCTGGGCGCAGCCTCCGGCCGATTGATGTCGACGATATCCACAAGTTCTTATTTTAGGAAAGCCGATTTGGTGGGCCCGGAGGGATTTGAACCCCCAACCAAGGGATTATGAGTCCCCTGCTCTAACCGTTGAGCTACAGGCCCGTTACGGATGGTTGTGCTGAAGCGCAGGCCAGGCACAAACAAAGGATCGGTTTCTTCAGTTTCGCATAGCGGGCGTGTTCGCGCATGAGATGGTGCGTCAGGGAACGATCTCCGGTCCGTTTGGGAGGGGCTTATGGGTGTTATTTCTTTGGATCGGTGTTCGGGGTCGTGTTGCTGTCCTCCGGAGATGGGTTGATGTGTCGGCCAGTGTTCTCCGGCGTTTTGGATCGTACGCCCGTGGGGCCTGGTCCTGCGGTAGCTGGATTATCGCCGCGGGGCCCGGGGGGCTCCATTCCGTGGTCTCGGGTCTCGGGCAATTCGCTCTCCACGCTGCGCGATTGTGTATCCGCCGCCATAAACGTTGTCCTTTCGCTTCTAACGTTGGAGAAGGATCGTCGGAGGTTCGTTGCCTCCAGGTGGAAGCCAAAAATCCGGGTGCTGTACCCTGATACGAGATACCGCGACGGGGGTATGGCAGCGTACAGGACTAACCGAGGCCGGCCCCTCCTGTCCCAGGAGATACATGAGCGCAGAACAGAAGCGGAAGAGAACGCCGAACGGAAGTTCGAGCCCCATCCTTGTTACTGGAGGAGCTGGTTTTATTGGCTCCAACTTCGTCCTCGAATGGTTTGCGGCCGGCAATGGCCCGGTCATCAATCTCGATAAGCTGACCTATGCGGGTAATCCGGAGAACCTGGCATCCATCGCCAATCTCCCAGGCTATACCTTTGTTCGCGGTGACATCTGCGACGCGGAGATGTTGAAAAATCTGCTGGAGCGCTATCGCCCCCGCGCCATCGTTCACTTTGCGGCGGAAAGTCATGTCGATCGTTCGATCCTGGGGCCGGAAGCCTTTCTTCGCACTAATATTGATGGCACCTTCACTTTGCTGCGTGCGGCAAAGGTTTACCTGGAGTCATTGGATGAAAACGATCGCGCCGACTTCCGTTTTCTTCACGTGTCGACCGATGAGGTATACGGCACATTGGCGCCGGAAGACCCCGCCTTTCATGAACAGACGCCCTACGCGCCGAACTCGCCCTATGCAGCATCGAAGGCGGCCAGCGATCACCTTGTTCGCGCCTGGGTTCACACCTACAACCTGCCGGCTATCATCACCAACTGCTCCAATAACTATGGACCGTATCAGTTTCCCGAAAAGCTGATTCCCTTAATGATCGCGAACGCTCGCAGAGGCAAACCCCTTCCTGTGTATGGCGACGGTCAGCAGGTACGTGACTGGTTGTATGTGGCTGATCACTGTAGGGCGCTGATGTCCGTGCTTGAACGGGGACGCATCGGCGAGACGTATAACGTCGGCGGCTGTAATCAACGGACGAACCTGGAAGTAGTAACGACGCTCTGCACCCTGCTGGACGAGCTGTTGCCGGAATCAGAGTTCCGTCCCCACAAGCAGCTTTTGACTTACGTCGCGGATCGGCCAGGACATGACCGTCGTTATGCCATCAATGCCGAAAAGCTGCAACGCGAGCTGGATTGGAGCCCCCAGGAGAGCTTTGAGACGGGGCTGCGAAAGACGGTGGAGTGGTACCTGGCGAATACGGAGTGGGTCGATCGCATCACCAGCGGAGCGTATCAACACTGGGTCGAGCAGAACTATGGTTCGCGCGAGGCGGTCTCTGCGAGGAGTGCGCAATGAAGGGAATTATTCTCGCTGGAGGCTCAGGAACGCGTCTCCACCCGGTTACACAGGTGGTCTCAAAGCAGTTGCTACCGGTGTATGACAAGCCGATGATCTATTACCCTCTGTCGATGCTTTTGCTTGCGGGCATTCGCGAGGTCCTCATCATCTCAACCCCGCAGGATACCCCACGTTTCGAGCAGCTTCTGGGCTCGGGAGAGCAGTGGGGCATCCGTCTGCAGTATGCGGTGCAACCTTCTCCCGATGGGCTGGCGCAGGCTTTTCTGATTGGCAAAGAGTTTCTTGCCGGTTCGCCGTGCTGCCTTGCTCTGGGTGACAACATCTTTTATGGCCATGACATGGTGAGGACGCTCCGGCAGGCCGCTGCAAACACGGACGGCGCTACGGTCTTCGCCTATCCTGTGCTCGACCCTGAACGGTACGGCGTCGTGGAGTTCGATGCGAGTCGCAAGGCCATCTCTATCGAAGAGAAGCCCACGAAACCCAAGTCGCGATATGCCGTGACCGGCGTCTATTTTTACGATTCGCAGGTTGTTGGAATCGCCGAGGGCCTGAAGCCC is a window of Edaphobacter sp. 12200R-103 DNA encoding:
- a CDS encoding NDP-hexose 2,3-dehydratase family protein, producing MNRERPMKVDLVALDELAEWSFRSGPLSLGHNSGKFFTMRGVRTETDFGNVPVWDQPIIYQPEIGILGFITRVFDGIRYFLIQAKVEPGNINGFQISPTLQATRSNLTRAHRGSTPRYAEYFTGKKPVNILVDQLQSEQGSRFLNKQNRNMVVEPLDEVPLYDDFCWVTLAQIKTLLQRDNLVNMDARSVLSCMPLPRWEMLGCGGLHEFGDSLSISACHDNAGVHTNHELLQWLTWMRSSYERKLSMRGLDELNGWRKTRHEISHESGRYFSVVGVSVESTSREVSRWTQPLVYHPGEGINGLITQRIRGVLHFLVRACLYPGNRDHFELGSTVSRSDYLSCTGHPDAPEFLDLFVNRDPSWVRYSSIQSEEGGRFYHYQNRYMVLELPAGTIKEIPEYFRWFTLGQIQSLIPHGYFTIEMRNLHACLLLY
- the rfbB gene encoding dTDP-glucose 4,6-dehydratase; protein product: MSAEQKRKRTPNGSSSPILVTGGAGFIGSNFVLEWFAAGNGPVINLDKLTYAGNPENLASIANLPGYTFVRGDICDAEMLKNLLERYRPRAIVHFAAESHVDRSILGPEAFLRTNIDGTFTLLRAAKVYLESLDENDRADFRFLHVSTDEVYGTLAPEDPAFHEQTPYAPNSPYAASKAASDHLVRAWVHTYNLPAIITNCSNNYGPYQFPEKLIPLMIANARRGKPLPVYGDGQQVRDWLYVADHCRALMSVLERGRIGETYNVGGCNQRTNLEVVTTLCTLLDELLPESEFRPHKQLLTYVADRPGHDRRYAINAEKLQRELDWSPQESFETGLRKTVEWYLANTEWVDRITSGAYQHWVEQNYGSREAVSARSAQ
- the rfbA gene encoding glucose-1-phosphate thymidylyltransferase RfbA, which codes for MKGIILAGGSGTRLHPVTQVVSKQLLPVYDKPMIYYPLSMLLLAGIREVLIISTPQDTPRFEQLLGSGEQWGIRLQYAVQPSPDGLAQAFLIGKEFLAGSPCCLALGDNIFYGHDMVRTLRQAAANTDGATVFAYPVLDPERYGVVEFDASRKAISIEEKPTKPKSRYAVTGVYFYDSQVVGIAEGLKPSPRGELEITDVNRWYLERGQLKTEVLGRGIAWLDTGTHDSLIEAASFIQTIEKRQGLKVACLEEIAYRQGYISEEQLRELATKMGKSSYGQYLVRLLEEPVF